CTTGCCGGGAAGGACGGCCCGCAGGGCGATGCCGATCGCGAGGATATCGATGACTTCCTGGGTGACCGCACCGGCCGCCGGCGGGAGCAACCCGACCGCTGCTGCGACCATCGCGACCAGCGACAGGCCCATACCCACCAGGACCGCCTGCAGGGCGATGCGCTTGGACCGGCGGGCGATGAGGATCGCATCGGCGAGGGCATCGAGCCGGTCGACTGTCAGGACGACGTCGGCGGCCTCCGATGACGCGGTCGCTCCCCGCGCGGCCAGGGCCACGCCGACCCCCGCGGCGGCCAGCGCCGGGGCATCGTTCACGCCGTCACCGACCATGATTGTCGCGGCGTGCGCGGCCTCGGACTCGATCGCGGCGAGTTTGTCGGCCGGGTCGCAGTCGGCCAGCACGGTATCGACCCCGACGATCCGCCCGACGGTGTCGGCGATGTCGGCCCTATCTCCGGTGACCAGGACGACCCGGCTGATGCCGGCCTCGCGCAACGTGCGGATCATTCGCGGCGCGTCGGACCGGATCGGGTCCTGGAGAAGGAACGCCCCCGCCGGTTCGCCGTCGATCGCGACGAACACGGTGAGTGAGCCGTCCAGGTCCGCGCGCCGGCGCACCTGACGCACCCATGCGGGCTGCGTGTCGCCGACGATCCACTCGGCCTTGCCCACTTGCACCTCGTGGGTGCCGACCCGCCCGCGCAGCCCGTACCCGTGCTCTTCCTGCACGTTCTCGGGCATCTCCAGCGTCAGGCCGCGGCGGGTCGCTGCGGTGACGATCGAGGAGGCGAGGACGTGCGGGGATACCTGGTCGAGCGAGGCCGCCAGGCGCAGGACCTCGTCGGCGTCCACCCGGTCGCTGGCTGTGACGACGTCGGCCAGGGTCGGCTGCCCCTGGGTCAGGGTGCCCGTCTTGTCGAAGAGCATGACGCGCCCGGCAGCCAGCCGCTCCAGCGCGCCGCCACCCTTGACGACAACACCGATGCGCGCAGCGCGGGACAGCCCGGACATGATCGCGATCGGTGCCGCAAGCAGCAGCGGGCACGGCGTCGCGACCACCAGAACGGCGACCGCGCGCACCGCGTCCCCGCTGAGTACCCACGCCACGCCAGCTAGCACCAGGGTGAGCGGGACGAAGACAACCGCGATCCGGTCAGCCGCGCGCACGAACGGCGCCGACGACGCCTGCGCTTGCTCCACGAGGCGCACCACACCCGCATAGGTGGACTCCGCAGCCACCGAGGTCGCGACGAGGTCGATCGGCGGCCCGGCGTTGACCACCCCGCTGCGCACTTCATCCCCTGCCGGTCGCTCGACCGGCAGGGACTCCCCCGTCAGCGCGGCTTCGTCCAGGATCCCACCCGACACGAGGCGCCCGTCGACCGGAACGACCTCCCCCGTGCCCACCAGGATCCGGTCCCCCCTGCAGACCTCGTCCACAGGGACCTCGACGACACTGCCCTCCAGCCGGCGCCGGGCCGTGCGCGGGGCCCGCTCTACCAGCAGGCTCAGCTCGCGCCGCGCCCGTGCCGCCGCCCTCGCCTCAAGCAGTTGGCCCGAGGCGAGCATCACCGTGATCATCGCGCCTGCGAACGGCTCGTCTACCCACAGGGCACCAGCCAGTGCGAGCAGCGCGATGACGTCGACGCTCGGCTGACGGCGCCGGATCGCGCCCGCCGTCCACGCGATCGAGAACGCCAGCCCGAGTACCGTCCCGGCAACCCACAGCGACTCCGAGAACGGCATGGCACCCAGCAGCCACGCCGCGCCGCCCCCGAGCAACAGCACGGTGGAGGAGACGAAAAGCAGTAGCTGCACACGACTGCGAATCCACGTCATCTGAACAGTCTGTGAACCCGCCCGGCTATGTGTCTACGCGCAAAGGAAGTTGTGGCACGCCTCATGAGCGATTGCACGGATCACCACAAATCGATCCAGGGCCTTCGCGTGCGTGCGCCTCGGCCATCGCAAGGGGATGGTGGCGCGCTCAGCGCGCAGCACTTGCGTAACTTGCCCCGCCCGTGTCGGGGGGTCAGTCGCGCAGGTCGAGGATGTGTTCGACGGCTTGGTGGACGAGGGTGACGATGTGGGGGTCGGTGACTCGGTAGAGCAGGCGTCGGCCATCGCGGCGTGCGTCGATCCATCCGGCCAGGCGCAGCTTGGCCAGGTGCTGGCTGATGCCGGCCTTGGTCCCGCCGACTGCGGCGACGAGCGTGGTGACGTCGACCTCGTCGTTGGACAGGATCCACAGCAGGTGCAGGCGGCCGGGGGCGCTCAGGAGAGCGAAGACTTCGGCGGCGTCCTCGAGGACGTCACGAGCCGGCGCGTCGCG
This region of Cellulomonas sp. C5510 genomic DNA includes:
- a CDS encoding heavy metal translocating P-type ATPase, which codes for MTWIRSRVQLLLFVSSTVLLLGGGAAWLLGAMPFSESLWVAGTVLGLAFSIAWTAGAIRRRQPSVDVIALLALAGALWVDEPFAGAMITVMLASGQLLEARAAARARRELSLLVERAPRTARRRLEGSVVEVPVDEVCRGDRILVGTGEVVPVDGRLVSGGILDEAALTGESLPVERPAGDEVRSGVVNAGPPIDLVATSVAAESTYAGVVRLVEQAQASSAPFVRAADRIAVVFVPLTLVLAGVAWVLSGDAVRAVAVLVVATPCPLLLAAPIAIMSGLSRAARIGVVVKGGGALERLAAGRVMLFDKTGTLTQGQPTLADVVTASDRVDADEVLRLAASLDQVSPHVLASSIVTAATRRGLTLEMPENVQEEHGYGLRGRVGTHEVQVGKAEWIVGDTQPAWVRQVRRRADLDGSLTVFVAIDGEPAGAFLLQDPIRSDAPRMIRTLREAGISRVVLVTGDRADIADTVGRIVGVDTVLADCDPADKLAAIESEAAHAATIMVGDGVNDAPALAAAGVGVALAARGATASSEAADVVLTVDRLDALADAILIARRSKRIALQAVLVGMGLSLVAMVAAAVGLLPPAAGAVTQEVIDILAIGIALRAVLPGKVHTIAMPSADIAIAHELKVEHDAVLAVVEQIRAVADTLSTQNCDLAPAHTLLDRLEGELLPHERADESLLVPLVDRALGSSDTTAAISRTHAEIEHQVSRLRRLLTNLDNDTVQPEDVVELRRLLYGLYAVLRLHNAQEEEGAFSLVPTGARSTGN
- a CDS encoding helix-turn-helix transcriptional regulator; amino-acid sequence: MTQPTSRDAPARDVLEDAAEVFALLSAPGRLHLLWILSNDEVDVTTLVAAVGGTKAGISQHLAKLRLAGWIDARRDGRRLLYRVTDPHIVTLVHQAVEHILDLRD